In Lodderomyces elongisporus chromosome 2, complete sequence, the following proteins share a genomic window:
- the ATP14 gene encoding ATP synthase F0 subcomplex subunit H atp14 → MLRIASLSSKRFFSLTPRRSNLIGDLYVNNIRQFKAKPLSQEEIDAAVKKFQLPGKPSIPQIHELSTEEVKTYEDSEVETQTEQATSAEDSSENGDWFVFDTVEEEHH, encoded by the exons ATGTTGAGAATTGCA AGCCTTTCATCAAAGAGATTCTTTTCACTCACACCAAGAAGATCCAACTTGATTGGTGATTTGTATGTGAACAATATCAGACAATTCAAAGCCAAGCCTTTGTCACAAGAAGAAATCGATGCTGCTGTCAAGAAATTCCAATTGCCAGGTAAACCATCAATTCCACAAATTCACGAATTGTCAACTGAAGAAGTGAAAACCTATGAAGACAGTGAAGTTGAAACACAAACTGAACAAGCTACTTCTGCTGAGGACTCATCTGAAAACGGTGACTGGTTCGTCTTTGACACTGTTGAGGAAGAACACCACTAA
- the GSP1 gene encoding GTP-binding nuclear protein gsp1/Ran (BUSCO:EOG09264LKR): protein MSAQEVPTFKLVLVGDGGTGKTTFVKRHLTGEFEKKYIATLGVEVHPLGFHTNFGELKFDVWDTAGQEKFGGLRDGYYINGQCGIIMFDVTSRITYKNVPNWHRDLVRVCENIPIVLCGNKVDVKERKVKAKTITFHRKKNLQYYDISAKSNYNFEKPFLWLARKLVGNPQLEFVASPALAPPEVQVDSDLMQKYQQEMEQATALPLPDEDDADL, encoded by the coding sequence ATGTCAGCTCAAGAAGTTCCTACTTTCAAATTAGTCCTCGTTGGAGACGGTGGTACTGGTAAAACCACTTTTGTCAAGAGACACTTGACAGgtgagtttgaaaaaaaatatatcgCCACCTTGGGTGTTGAAGTCCATCCCTTGGGATTCCACACCAACTTTGGTGAGTTGAAATTCGATGTCTGGGACACTGCAGGTCAAGAAAAGTTTGGTGGTTTGAGAGATGGTTACTACATCAATGGTCAATGTGGTATCATCATGTTCGATGTCACCTCAAGAATCACATACAAAAACGTTCCAAACTGGCACAGAGACTTGGTGAGAGTTTGTGAAAACATCCCAATCGTCTTGTGTGGTAACAAAGTCGATGTCAAGGAACGTAAAGTCAAGGCCAAGACCATCACTTTCCACAGAAAGAAGAACTTGCAATACTATGACATCTCCGCCAAGTCAAACTACAACTTTGAAAAGCCATTCCTTTGGTTGGCTAGAAAATTGGTTGGTAACCCACAATTGGAATTCGTCGCTTCCCCAGCTTTGGCTCCACCAGAAGTCCAAGTTGACTCAGACTTGATGCAAAAATACCAACAAGAAATGGAACAAGCCACCGCTTTGCCATTGCcagatgaagatgacgcAGACTTGTAA